From the genome of Deinococcus sp. AJ005, one region includes:
- the tuf gene encoding elongation factor Tu, with amino-acid sequence MAKGTFSRSKPHVNIGTIGHVDHGKTTLTAAITFTAAAMDPTIETMDYSQIDKAPEEKARGITINTSHVEYQTATRHYSHVDCPGHADYIKNMITGAAQMDGAILVVSSADGPMPQTREHILLGRQVGIPYMVVFMNKVDMVDDEELLELVEMEVRELLSKYEFPGDDLPVVKGSALQALEVLQKNPKTPRGEDKWVDGIWELLDAVDSYIPTPERDTDKAFLMPVEDVFTITGRGTVATGRIERGIVKIQDEVEIVGLRDTKKTTVTGVEMHRKLLDSGMAGDNVGVLLRGVARDDVERGQVLSKPGSIKPHTKFEASTYVLSKDEGGRHSAFFGGYRPQFYFRTTDVTGVVELPEGVEMVMPGDNITFIVELIKPIAMEEGLRFAIREGGRTVGAGVVTKVIE; translated from the coding sequence ATGGCAAAAGGCACTTTTTCGCGCAGCAAGCCGCACGTGAACATCGGCACCATCGGTCACGTCGATCACGGCAAGACCACCCTGACCGCCGCCATCACCTTCACGGCAGCCGCGATGGACCCCACCATCGAAACGATGGACTACAGCCAGATCGACAAGGCCCCCGAAGAAAAGGCCCGTGGCATCACCATCAACACCTCCCACGTCGAGTACCAGACCGCCACCCGCCACTACAGCCACGTCGACTGCCCCGGCCACGCCGACTACATCAAGAACATGATCACCGGCGCAGCGCAGATGGACGGCGCGATCCTGGTCGTCAGCTCCGCTGACGGCCCCATGCCCCAGACCCGCGAACACATCCTGCTGGGCCGCCAGGTGGGCATCCCCTACATGGTTGTCTTCATGAACAAGGTGGACATGGTCGACGACGAAGAGTTGCTCGAACTCGTGGAAATGGAAGTCCGTGAACTCCTGAGCAAGTACGAGTTCCCCGGCGACGATCTGCCCGTGGTCAAGGGCAGCGCCCTCCAGGCACTGGAAGTTCTCCAGAAGAACCCCAAGACCCCCCGTGGTGAAGACAAGTGGGTCGACGGCATCTGGGAACTTCTGGACGCCGTGGACAGCTACATCCCCACCCCCGAGCGCGACACCGACAAGGCGTTCCTGATGCCCGTCGAAGACGTCTTCACCATCACCGGACGCGGCACCGTCGCCACCGGACGTATCGAGCGCGGCATCGTCAAGATCCAGGATGAAGTCGAGATCGTGGGTCTGCGCGACACCAAGAAGACCACCGTGACCGGCGTGGAAATGCACCGCAAGCTGTTGGATTCCGGCATGGCCGGCGACAACGTGGGCGTGTTGCTGCGCGGCGTCGCTCGCGACGACGTGGAGCGCGGCCAGGTGCTCTCGAAGCCCGGCAGCATCAAGCCCCACACCAAGTTCGAAGCCAGCACCTACGTGCTGTCCAAGGACGAGGGTGGACGCCACAGCGCGTTCTTCGGCGGCTACCGTCCCCAGTTCTACTTCCGCACCACGGACGTGACCGGTGTGGTGGAACTGCCCGAAGGCGTGGAAATGGTCATGCCCGGCGACAACATCACCTTCATCGTGGAACTGATCAAGCCGATCGCCATGGAAGAAGGACTGCGCTTCGCCATCCGTGAAGGTGGCCGCACCGTCGGCGCAGGCGTCGTGACCAAAGTCATCGAATAA
- a CDS encoding pyridoxamine 5'-phosphate oxidase family protein produces MAKQFAAISPEHQAFVERQPIFFVGTAAADGRVNVSPKGMDSLRVVGPNRVMWLNVTGSGNETAAHLLQLPRMTLMFCAFEGAPLILRLYGTARMVQPDQAEWADLYAQFPPLPAARQIYLLDVNLVQTSCGMAVPLMDLREGRENLNEVHHKLSDGQLDDYRQRKNAQSIDGFPTGLPESAEALLS; encoded by the coding sequence ATGGCAAAACAGTTTGCGGCCATCAGCCCAGAGCATCAGGCCTTCGTCGAGAGGCAGCCGATCTTCTTCGTAGGCACGGCGGCGGCGGACGGGCGGGTCAACGTGTCGCCCAAGGGAATGGACAGCCTGCGGGTGGTGGGGCCGAACCGGGTGATGTGGCTGAACGTGACGGGCAGCGGCAACGAGACTGCCGCGCACCTGCTCCAGCTTCCGCGCATGACGCTGATGTTCTGTGCCTTTGAAGGTGCGCCGCTGATCCTGCGACTGTACGGCACGGCCCGCATGGTCCAGCCGGATCAGGCCGAGTGGGCAGACCTTTACGCCCAGTTTCCACCGCTGCCTGCCGCGCGCCAGATCTATCTGCTGGACGTCAATCTGGTACAGACCTCCTGCGGAATGGCGGTGCCCCTGATGGACTTGCGCGAGGGACGCGAAAACCTGAACGAGGTTCACCACAAACTGAGTGACGGGCAACTGGACGACTACAGGCAGCGCAAGAACGCCCAGAGCATCGACGGATTTCCAACGGGACTGCCTGAATCCGCCGAAGCCTTACTTTCCTAA
- the rpmG gene encoding 50S ribosomal protein L33: MAKDGPRIIVKMESTAGTGFYYTTTKNRRNTQAKLELRKYDPMAKKHVVFKEKKV; the protein is encoded by the coding sequence ATGGCGAAAGACGGACCCCGCATTATCGTGAAGATGGAAAGCACCGCCGGCACGGGCTTTTACTACACCACCACCAAGAATCGCCGCAACACGCAGGCCAAGCTGGAACTGCGCAAGTATGACCCCATGGCAAAAAAGCATGTGGTCTTCAAGGAGAAGAAGGTCTGA
- the secE gene encoding preprotein translocase subunit SecE: MNLIQYFQDSRAELARVSWPTRQQVFEGTQAVLIFVVALSIIVWVLDLVFSNLIRLVLP, from the coding sequence ATGAATCTGATTCAGTACTTCCAGGACTCGCGCGCCGAACTGGCCCGTGTGTCGTGGCCGACGCGCCAGCAGGTGTTTGAAGGCACGCAGGCCGTGCTGATCTTCGTCGTGGCCCTGTCCATCATCGTGTGGGTGCTGGACCTGGTGTTCAGCAACTTGATCCGATTGGTGCTGCCATGA